The following proteins come from a genomic window of Nymphalis io chromosome 6, ilAglIoxx1.1, whole genome shotgun sequence:
- the LOC126768999 gene encoding uncharacterized protein LOC126768999, with translation MSVGKLEQFDLGKDDWNLYVDRLEQYFIVNDVKPAIRVATLITVIGSDAYELMVNLCTPVKPSAKSYEELVDVMRRHLQPKPSVLAERFKFRQRVQRHNESVAEYAAALKKLTKHCGFCSETLLDNLRDQFVCGINSDCIRQRMFAEDNITFDSAFKLAVTMEAAEADAALVEGRTRRLGDGVSEAEESINQITSRKRSTGKHLQKYMNVGTREPVLSSGTSLTSGAIISRRSDNNMNDFTRQKKGTTFKQVCDVCGANHQVNRCKFRLYICRVCNEQGHLKKVCPVLQRQVSLNIVKNDSSVCKENEGSGSEEFQIL, from the exons ATGTCGGTGGGAAAACTGGAACAATTCGACCTTGGCAAGGACGATTGGAATTTGTATGTGGATCGGTTGgaacagtattttattgttaacgatgTGAAACCGGCGATACGAGTAGCGACACTGATAACGGTGATCGGAAGTGACGCGTACGAACTGATGGTGAATTTATGTACACCAGTCAAACCATCTGCGAAAAGCTATGAAGAGCTGGTGGATGTTATGCGACGTCATCTTCAACCTAAACCGAGTGTATTGGCGGAGCGGTTCAAATTCAGACAAAGAGTGCAACGTCATAATGAGTCCGTGGCGGAATATGCGGCGGCATTAAAGAAATTGACGAAACATTGCGGTTTTTGTTCGGAAACATTATTGGATAATTTGAGGGATCAATTTGTATGTGGTATTAACAGTGACTGTATCCGTCAAAGAATGTTTGCGGAGGATAATATAACGTTCGATTCGGCGTTTAAACTCGCGGTGACAATGGAAGCTGCAGAGGCGGATGCAGCCTTGGTAGAAGGTCGTACCAGGAGATTAGGTGACGGCGTATCAGAGGCGGAGGAATCTATAAACCAGATTACGTCCAGGAAAAGAAGCACAGGGaaacatctacaaaaatatatgaacgtaGGAACGCGAGAACCGGTTTTAAGCAGTGGTACAAGCCTCACAAGCGGAGCGATAATTAGCAGGCGGagcgataataatatgaatgacttCACACGACAAAAGAAGGGAACGACTTTTAAACAAGTGTGTGACGTTTGTGGTGCAAATCATCAAGTAAATCGGTGTAAAtttagactttatatatgtcGAGTTTGCAACGAACAAggtcatttaaaaaaggtttgtcCAGTACTACAAAGGCAGGTGTCATTAAACATCGTAAAAAATGATAGTTCCGTATGCAAAGAAAACGAAGGCTCGGGCAGTGAGGAG tTCCAGATATTGTGA